The region TTTCTTTTTTAGAGGCACCGCTCAAGTTTCAGGCACCGGGAATCACTCTTGAGTTGGGACTGGGGATTGGGCGACTTGTTTTTGGAGCACTCAACAAGGAAGTGGTCGAGTTGCTGATTCTCTTTGTTCTTGGGTTTTGGATGAAAGGTCCGGAGCCGAAAGTGAGGTGAATTTGGGAGGGCGAATCCTAGACTAACTTCCTAAGTACCTCCCGGAAACCTTCCTTCGAATCGGGATAATTGATTCCTCAATTTTCCGTCGACTCTCCTATTGCAAGCGCCTTTCGTTACGGTGTGTCTTTCGCCCGATGGAATCCTGACCTTTCTGAGGAGGAAATATCAAAAGTTCCGGTCACTGTTTTGTGCGGTTTTCTCGGTGCTGGAAAGACTACCGTTCTGAATCATATCCTTTCTCACAGGGGCTCGCCAAAATTTGCGGTGTTGGTCAATGACCTCGGGGAGATTAATGTAGATGCGTCCCTGATTCGCAATGCAGTCAAAGAAGAAAACGGTGCGTTTTCCGGAATGTTGGAGCTTCAGGGTGGCTGCATTTGCTGTAGCATCCAAACGGAGTTGCTCGACTCACTGCTCGAGCTCGTCCAACGATTCGAGCCGGAGTATATCCTCGTCGAGGCTACCGGAGTGGCAGAGCCGGAGGCGATTCTCGAGACGCTTTATTCAGGGAACACTTTTGGCCGTAGGGGTACGGACTTTCTCCAAGTGGCGAATATGGTGACCGTGATCGATGGCGGAAATTTAGGTCAGTATTTTGCCTCAAGCGAAAATACTGGAGGGTCTCGGCGGACGCATCTTCTCCCCAGTGATCCTCGCCGCCCGGTTCAGGAGCTGCTGATCGAACAGATCGAATGCGCAGATGTTTTGATCCTTAATAAAGTTGATGGTTTAGACGGTGATGATCGTCGTCGGTTTGAAGGTTATCTCAAGGGTCTCAATCGAACGGCAGAGATATGGGAGTGCAGTTTTGGCAACATTGATGTGGAGGTCCTGCTGGGAACGAATCGATTCAGTGAGCAGAGCACTCTTGCAGGCGCCGGTTGGCATCAAGCCATGTTGGCAAACGAAAAATCCGGCAGGGTAGAGGGGCACGAGAGCGTGTTGGCCGAAGACTCACAGGAGCACCATCATCAGGAACACCTCCACGACCACCAACACGATCATCACCACGAAGACGAGCACGATCATCACCATGATCACGAAGGCCATGACCATCACGATCACAGGGACTACGGCTTGGATACATTTGTCTTCAACGCACGGACTCCTTTCGTCGAATCCCGCTTCCTTAAAGTCATGCGCAAGGGGTTGCCGGGAGTGATACGGGCAAAGGGCCTCTACTGGTCAGATCGCCGTCCGACTCACGTAGGGTTCCTTTCCATCGCAGGTAAGATGATGCGCGCCGACTATCAATCCGAGTGGTTCCACACCGCAGTTCAGCGAGGAGATGAGAAATTGGAAAACCTACCGGAAGTCGTCCGCAATGCATGGACTCCCGGCCAAGGCGATCGGCGCCAGGAAATCGTTTTCATCGGAATTGATATGGACCGGGAGAAAATCGAAAAGGCACTAAGGGATTGTTTTGTGGAGGAGGTAGGGGTCGGAAAGAAGACGTAGCTGAACCGAAGTAAAGATTTCAAGCATCCCAAAAAGCGAGGAGAGAAACATTACGGTTCAATGGAATACTGATCGCCGTCTGGACGCCTCTCATCCAGTCATTGACGCGTGGTTGAAGGCAGTGAATGCCCACTCGGTGGTTGATGTTTGTGCGCTTTACGCTCCCGACGCAATTTTGTTGCCGACTCTCTCCGATGTGATTTGTGACTCACCCGAACGTATCAGGAAGTATTTCGAGTCCTTTCTCACCCAACCGAAGTTGCTTGCCACTCTCGAAAGTTGCTACGTTCAAGAGTATTCTGAGATTAAGATCGACTCGGGGATTTATCAGTTTGAATGGGATAATGAGGAAATGGGGCTAATGCAGTTCACCCGCGCCCGCTTCACCTTCGTCATTCGCGACGAACGGATCGTCGAACATCACTCCAGTATGGCGCCGCAGTTGTCAGCTTGATTGGAGGGACGGCGGCCCCGCCGTCCTCGATCAGCTTCAAATGAACGCTGGTCTGTTTTTAACTAGGGCTAGCGTTGCGGTTTTACACAATGCGCGGTCCGAACGGAGCCGGACCCTCCCAGTGAGACTTTTGTATTTCCTCTGATACCATCGCTTCGTGTTAATTCATGAATTTTGCCGAGATGCAGGAGTTGGTGGAGCAAGCTGGCCCAAGTTGCGGGAGAACAGATTGGAGACTAAGCGGACCCCTCTCTTTGGCGGTTCCATGTTTCTAGCCTTCTCGGAGAGACTCAAATAAAGAAGAGAACCCAAGTCTGCCGCAGCGCCTTTCGGCGCTACGGCAAACCCGGAAAAAACGGGGAAAAAACGGCAGCTTATCCTACTTGAGAACCGCTTCTTCCGAAACGTAACCCTCGGCCTTGCTCAGTTTCATCGCTACGAGCGAGAGGAGCACTCCGTAAATGATCTTCGAAGTGATGTCTGCTACTGTGTAGGTAATGTGGCGGCCGACCACACCCGCTTCACCGTCGAGCATGAGCGGCATTAGGTAGGCACCCGGATAGAGCATCCACGAGATCAGGAAGAGCCACCAGATCGATTCCAGTGTTTTCGCAGCATCGGCCGGAATGCCTTCTTTACCCTCGTTAATGACCTTTTTCTTCATCACATAGAGGATATCGATGAAGAACACAGTCGATATCGCACCCCAGATCAGCCAAACGGTTGGGTTGGTTACTTCATAAAACTGGCCGGCGTATCCGGTTGCAATCATCAGAGTCCCCGAGATCCAGAACCGGTTCCGGACCGAAGAGAACTTACTCTTCGTCAGGGTCACCACAAAGAGGATCTGGAAGAGCAACATGGGAACATCGATCAACCAGTTCAGGTAACGGTAGCCGTTGTTAAACAGATCCTTTCCTTCCTGCAGCATGTAAAGACCCGTCGCGGGATCGAACGCAAAGGCGTCGGTCCAGTTCGTGGCCTGCACGTAGAGAAGCAGAGCGGCAGACACCATCACCACCCCTGAGAGGATGGAGGACATTCGGAATCGAGGAGCGACCTGTTTAATGGTCATGACAAAATACAACAACGCGGCAAGCATGGTTGCGTAACCGAGTGTGAGAGTATGAGCGGAGAGCTGGTAACCCATTTCCGTGAAACCGATGTCGAGACCGACATAGTTTTCGAAGGTAGCGTTACCGAGAGCGTTTTCTGTATCGGGCATAGCTATAGTCTGAGGTTGGTGGTAGGGAGGCCAAAGAAAAGGGGTTCGAATCCATCCCGTTTTCAAACTGATCAGAGAGTTTGCTTCTCTAATTAGTGTTCCTTTTGAACCTCATTAGCTAAGGTTTTGGACGCAAGCGATCCGTCAGAGAGTTCGAAAAAGCAGCTACAGACCAAAGTGATTGATGGGTCCATTACCCTTACCAAGAACCCGGTCTTTTCCGTTGAGAATGGCCTGATTGGTATACTGACAACCCTTCCGCACAGAGTCCTTCAAACCAAACCCCAAACTAAGATAAGTTGCGATACTGGAGGACAAACTACAGCCGGTTCCGTGGGTGTTCTTAGTCTCTACCCGAGGATTTGTAATGGTGGTGATTTGACCGGTTTCGGCTTCGTAGAGCGTGTCCACCATTTGGTCATCCAAACCTTCGAGATGTCCTCCTTTGAGAAGAACTGAAGTCTGGTAGTGTTTGCCAATCTCCTTCGTAGACTCCTGAAGAGATTCAGAATGAATCGATCGCCCCATCAGGATTTCCGCTTCCTTGAGATTGGGAGTAATTAAAAGCGAGGCGGGCAAGAACTTTTTCAAACAGTTGACCGCGCTTTCCGCGATCAGCCGATCCCCTGAGGTCGCGACCATCACTGGATCTAGAACAATATTCCGAGCCCTGTATTCCGACAATTTAGCCGCAACCAATTCGATGACGTCGCAGGAATGGAGCATCCCGATCTTGACCGCTCCAAATTCGATGTCACTGAGAACCGCGTCGAGCTGCTTTTCGAGATGGGAGAGTGGGATTGGGTGGATATCGGTAACGCCAAGGGTGTTTTGGGCGGTGGTAGCAGTGATCACGCTCGCCGCATACCCACCGCAGGCGGAGATGCTCTTGATGTCTGCTTGAATGCCAGCACAGCCACCGGAGTCGCTTCCTGCGATGGTCAATACGGATGGGTAACGGGTCGTCATACTGGCCACGTCTCTTTCCGATAAGCACTGTCCCAGAACATCCACTCCAGCCTCGAGGCTTTTTCAAAAGCGGCATCCATTCGTCTCAGCGTTTCTTCCGAAGCGGTTTCAGCGTGCTTATCGGTGATGGCTATTGCCTCGTTTACCGAATCGGCAAACTCCTCTCCTCCATACGTTGCAATCCATTTTTGATAAGGGTTTTCCTCCTGGTTCGTTTGATTCGCTAGAATGAAGTCACCCACCTCTTTATAGATCGTAAAACAAGGTAAAACGGCGGCCAATCCCTCCTCCAGTGGACGGGTATGAACCATGCGGCTGAGGTAGCTGTTATAGAGCTCACAGGTCGGCGAGATTTTTCCCAGGTCGGGGCCATTTTCGAGGTAAAGCTCATGGACGGCTTGTTCCACTTCGATAATTCCGGTGGCGGCGCTCAAAAAAAATTGAATATCCGGATCGTCGTTACACTTGATTCCGAGTGCGCCCAAGACCCGTTTGTATTCTGATAAATAGAGCGCATCCTGCTCGATATAGAATCGGAAAACCTCTTTCGACAAAGTGCCGTCCATCAGCTTTTCAATGAACGGATGTGACTTGATCTCACGTCTGATCGGATCGGTCTTGGCGTTTATCGTTTCGAACCAGTTCGGCATAGTATTTCCTTTAGGTTGGTAGTAGTTCGCTCTGGGTCACAGGATCTGGAGATTGCGGATATGACCGCAATTCCATCCGACCCACTTTCAATCACTGCGGCGGCATTCCCTTCATCAATTCCACCGATAGATACCAGTGGTTTTCCACTGATCTTCCGGATTTCTTCAATGCCTTCCAAACCGAGAGGAGGTTCCAGATCCAGCGTTTTGGTGTTGGTGGCAAAAACAGGGGAGAGTCCGAGATAATCCACCTCCAGACCGTTTGCCTCTTCTGCTTGCTCGAAACTGCCCACCGACCATCCGATGATCTTATCGTCGCCGATCAGTTTCCGGGCAACCGAAGGGGGCATGTCGCTCTGTCCAAGGTGAACGCCGTCTGCGTTGACCGACAAAGCGATGTCGATCCGATCGTTCACGAGGAGCGGAACTTCATAGCGGTCGCAAACGGCTTTCGTTTCCACCGCCCTCCGATAAAACCTCTTGGTGTTCAGTTTCTTTTCCCGGAGCTGGACGATGGTCGCTCCGCCTCTCAGGGTCGCTTCCAGAATTTGGATGAACTCATCGTCGTCGGAAACACGGTCATCGGTAACGAACATTAATGAGTAGTCTGGGGGAGGCGGTCTCACGATGTTGTGATCCCGTAGAGGCAATCGAGAAAATTCATTTGGAAGCTGCCCGGGCCCTTTGATAGGGCTGCCGCTTGACTGCCCGCTTCTCCCATGATCTCCATCGCGCTCAATGCGGCTGAGTGCCCATCGGAGTTTACCCCCAAGCAGGCTCCAATCACCGCAGTGGCGGTGCATCCCATACCTGTTACTGCGGCCATCATTGGGCTGCCCTCGTTCACCTCATCCACTTGAGTTCCTGTGACGACATAGTCAGTGGCACCACTGATCACAATCGTGTTCGAGAGGGATTGAGAAAGACTCTGAGCCGCGTCGATCGCCTCGGTGGAGGCTGCGGTGCTATCCACTCCCTTCGTGCTACTGGATACTTTCGCCAGTGCCATGATTTCGGACGCATTCCCCCGGATGACTGTGGGAGTGGCCGCCTCCATAATACTCTTGGCACTCTGATTGCGATACGGAGACGCTCCCATCCCAACTGGATCGAATACAGACGGCTTGCCGAGCTCGTTCGCCTTATTCGCCGCCGACAACATCGCGTCCACCCATTCAGGACTCAGTGTCCCCATGTTGATGACCAAAGAGGATGATATGGAGACGATATCTTCTACCTCTTCAATGGCATGCGCCATGACAGGCGAGGCTCCGATGGCCAATAGGGCGTTCGCGGTATTGTTCATCACCACGTAATTGGTGATGTTGTGCACGAGTGGTGACTGTTCCCGAATTTTCGTAATCGTTTGTTCAGTTGTGAGCATAGAATTTGGGTGAACTTAGCTATCAAAAGAAAATAGCAGACGCAGGGGAAACAACTCTTTCTTTTGAGGGCAGTTCGATTGACCTCCTCTGGCTCGTGATTGCGGAACCGGTGTTGCCGCAACCCCTTAGTGGCGAGGTACTTTTGGATTTGAGCCGCGTTGCGGCTTGCTCAGAACCAAAACTGCTCTCGTCACGTCCAAAGGAGGTCAATCGAACCGCCCTTGAATGGATGGGTTGGGAATTTGCTCCGCTACGAGACCCGATCCCGATAGCGATCTGGATTTCGATTTCCTTCTTTGACCCCTGTCCAAAACCCACCGCAAAAACTCTACGCATTCTCTCCCTCCCGTTAACAAGTAACTGGAAACTGTCGGACTCCGCTCACCCAAACGGATTCACGATCTTTAATTCTCCGAAGGCCCGTCCATCCTGAAGATCCTCGCTCAGCAGCTTTGTTGCTCCCGATTCGATTGCCGCAGCGATTATCAATGCATCGTAGAAGCGGTACTGAGTCTGCTCCCGAATTATAATTGCTTTCTCGAAAATCGCTTGGGAGGGCATGACACTACACTTTGGCCAAAGCACGAGATCAATAAAGTTGGCCAGGAACTCAGAGCTTAGAGGTTTCTTGAATCGGTGTAAGGCAACCGAGCTGAACTCCTGCACGACCTGCCAGCTAACCGCCCATTTGCGGTCGATCTGCAAAAGTTCACGCGCTTGGGTTTGTTTCTTTCGCGAAGTCTTATCGAACGCATAGACGATGACGTTCGTGTCGAGAAAGATCTTAACGCTCATTCATTTCCACTCGAGAAAACTTGCGGCCTGCGTTGTAGCGTTCCATCTCCTCGAAAACCGCATCTACCCGCTCTCGCCGTTCATCCCGCTTCGCCAGATCTTCCAGCCATTCCCGGAAAAGGGTATTCAGCGTAGTTTTCCGGGTCCGAGCTTCCGCTCGAGCAAGCTCAATTAGCTCTTCGTCAGCACTGAAGGTTACGTTTTTCATTGCACTAAGGTAGTGTGCACGAAATCCGTGTATTTCAAGCGGGTTTCTTACTTTCGATTGGGACAACTCATTTCTCGGAACATTTTCTTCCG is a window of Verrucomicrobiota bacterium DNA encoding:
- a CDS encoding GTP-binding protein, with the protein product MIPQFSVDSPIASAFRYGVSFARWNPDLSEEEISKVPVTVLCGFLGAGKTTVLNHILSHRGSPKFAVLVNDLGEINVDASLIRNAVKEENGAFSGMLELQGGCICCSIQTELLDSLLELVQRFEPEYILVEATGVAEPEAILETLYSGNTFGRRGTDFLQVANMVTVIDGGNLGQYFASSENTGGSRRTHLLPSDPRRPVQELLIEQIECADVLILNKVDGLDGDDRRRFEGYLKGLNRTAEIWECSFGNIDVEVLLGTNRFSEQSTLAGAGWHQAMLANEKSGRVEGHESVLAEDSQEHHHQEHLHDHQHDHHHEDEHDHHHDHEGHDHHDHRDYGLDTFVFNARTPFVESRFLKVMRKGLPGVIRAKGLYWSDRRPTHVGFLSIAGKMMRADYQSEWFHTAVQRGDEKLENLPEVVRNAWTPGQGDRRQEIVFIGIDMDREKIEKALRDCFVEEVGVGKKT
- a CDS encoding nuclear transport factor 2 family protein; translation: MDAWLKAVNAHSVVDVCALYAPDAILLPTLSDVICDSPERIRKYFESFLTQPKLLATLESCYVQEYSEIKIDSGIYQFEWDNEEMGLMQFTRARFTFVIRDERIVEHHSSMAPQLSA
- a CDS encoding bacteriorhodopsin, translating into MPDTENALGNATFENYVGLDIGFTEMGYQLSAHTLTLGYATMLAALLYFVMTIKQVAPRFRMSSILSGVVMVSAALLLYVQATNWTDAFAFDPATGLYMLQEGKDLFNNGYRYLNWLIDVPMLLFQILFVVTLTKSKFSSVRNRFWISGTLMIATGYAGQFYEVTNPTVWLIWGAISTVFFIDILYVMKKKVINEGKEGIPADAAKTLESIWWLFLISWMLYPGAYLMPLMLDGEAGVVGRHITYTVADITSKIIYGVLLSLVAMKLSKAEGYVSEEAVLK
- the thiD gene encoding bifunctional hydroxymethylpyrimidine kinase/phosphomethylpyrimidine kinase produces the protein MTTRYPSVLTIAGSDSGGCAGIQADIKSISACGGYAASVITATTAQNTLGVTDIHPIPLSHLEKQLDAVLSDIEFGAVKIGMLHSCDVIELVAAKLSEYRARNIVLDPVMVATSGDRLIAESAVNCLKKFLPASLLITPNLKEAEILMGRSIHSESLQESTKEIGKHYQTSVLLKGGHLEGLDDQMVDTLYEAETGQITTITNPRVETKNTHGTGCSLSSSIATYLSLGFGLKDSVRKGCQYTNQAILNGKDRVLGKGNGPINHFGL
- the tenA gene encoding thiaminase II, which encodes MPNWFETINAKTDPIRREIKSHPFIEKLMDGTLSKEVFRFYIEQDALYLSEYKRVLGALGIKCNDDPDIQFFLSAATGIIEVEQAVHELYLENGPDLGKISPTCELYNSYLSRMVHTRPLEEGLAAVLPCFTIYKEVGDFILANQTNQEENPYQKWIATYGGEEFADSVNEAIAITDKHAETASEETLRRMDAAFEKASRLEWMFWDSAYRKETWPV
- the thiE gene encoding thiamine phosphate synthase, whose translation is MRPPPPDYSLMFVTDDRVSDDDEFIQILEATLRGGATIVQLREKKLNTKRFYRRAVETKAVCDRYEVPLLVNDRIDIALSVNADGVHLGQSDMPPSVARKLIGDDKIIGWSVGSFEQAEEANGLEVDYLGLSPVFATNTKTLDLEPPLGLEGIEEIRKISGKPLVSIGGIDEGNAAAVIESGSDGIAVISAISRSCDPERTTTNLKEILCRTGSKR
- the thiM gene encoding hydroxyethylthiazole kinase, which gives rise to MLTTEQTITKIREQSPLVHNITNYVVMNNTANALLAIGASPVMAHAIEEVEDIVSISSSLVINMGTLSPEWVDAMLSAANKANELGKPSVFDPVGMGASPYRNQSAKSIMEAATPTVIRGNASEIMALAKVSSSTKGVDSTAASTEAIDAAQSLSQSLSNTIVISGATDYVVTGTQVDEVNEGSPMMAAVTGMGCTATAVIGACLGVNSDGHSAALSAMEIMGEAGSQAAALSKGPGSFQMNFLDCLYGITTS
- a CDS encoding PIN domain-containing protein, whose translation is MSVKIFLDTNVIVYAFDKTSRKKQTQARELLQIDRKWAVSWQVVQEFSSVALHRFKKPLSSEFLANFIDLVLWPKCSVMPSQAIFEKAIIIREQTQYRFYDALIIAAAIESGATKLLSEDLQDGRAFGELKIVNPFG